DNA sequence from the Vicia villosa cultivar HV-30 ecotype Madison, WI linkage group LG3, Vvil1.0, whole genome shotgun sequence genome:
catcaaacttatttctacacattctaaacatcctaaatatcagtataaacctaacctactacaatttttgctatttgtaaacaccctaatatacattttaatcatagatctaaaaatcaaaatgcttaccaatTGAAtggattggaggacttttgaatgtaatagagcaagtagatggaggctttgaggtagcttggaactggtttgcacaaaaatctcttggggtgtgagtttggaagaagtttagggtaaatgatttgggggagggggctgttttgcttaatctgaaaAACGcagaatatttcggaaatgaacttccgaaatggtgttttcggaagtgtatttccgaaataagtcaaattttttaaaaaaagacgctttcggagatgcatctccgaaaacaccttttccttgcatttcggaagttcatttccgaagtcaggggtattctgggtttttcaccagaggtgagctagaaggttgggaggtggccaaagaattttccaaaatatttgacatttttagaaaaaatgattttgtttagaatgataaaagagtcattatcattactaaacttttaattttcagaatactataacaacttaaaagatatttgaaaaatttatgtaagcccttcaaaaccctctaaaatcctccttcaatacaatttttgagttccctcaTTTTAcgaggtttttggtgttatgaataaactaaaaccctccaaaaccctcctacccaaaatctttttatccttttcatccAATTCTTTCTATTTTCCAAAACTCTCTCCTTTCtccccctccaaactcccaaacatagtccTAATGATTTTATTGTAGGATGATTTTAACGAATAATTTGagaaatattttagaatttaatttttgaaaatggttttttttttaaacatctgGCCACCGAGCatttaacatttattatttttattaaaaaataataaaatacatcaCATGATAatgtaacaaaaaaaaatcacatgatAGTGTTTAGAGCGCGCGATTCTACCCATGCAATGCCAGCTTAGCTTCCATGCACCATACCATAAATTAATCACAACGGATCTGATCCAACCcccttaaaaagaaaaaagataaatatGTACAAGTCTTATATATATCAACATTCATCCCTTTGCAATTAaacattgcaaaaaaaaaaatattctttttacaATTAATACTCCTATATCAGTAGTATAGTGGAGTTGGCTTACATAATACGTACTTCTTTAAATAAACACGAATTTCTCAGAAAATATACTTTTTGAGAAAAAAGGAATAGCATTAGCAAAGTGGAGAATACAGAGAAAGCGTACGTTAACGGACCCGCACTCGATTTGGTGAGAGGGAGTGATACACGCCACGGATTGACACAACCTCGGAAACAGAATCTTCTTATTTCGACCCCACCCCTCTAATTTtccttatattattattaaattataattattatatttttctaaCGCTCTCTTCCACATCGTGGAAACGCGTTTCAATATATGCAATAGTAGTGCAACACGCACTTCCTTCCACTTTCCCGTGCTTCTTCTCCATCCCTcatcaccttcttcttcttctatttctatTTCATCAAATACTCTTGAACGATTCACGTAAATAATAACAATGGAATCGGAGAAAACAACCACTCTCAATCTCATCTTCGGACCATACACCAGACCTTCATACCCAATCCTCCTTCTCATCTTCACCTTCCTCGCCATCCTCTCTCTCCAATTCTCCTCCCGCTCTCTCTTCCCCCTCTCCATCCTCCTCTCCCAATCACCACAACACTCCCTCAATCCCACCACCTGCTCTTCTTTCTTTCACGAAGTTCCTCCTAGAAAAATTATCAAGTCGATCGTTGATTTCGGCGGCGTCGGCGATGGCAAAACCTCCAACACCCAATCGTTTCGAAACGCGATTCGATACATGCAGCGTTTTCATGGTAAAGGTGGGTCCCAGCTTAATATCCCCGCTGGAACGTGGCTTACTGGTAGCTTTAATCTCACCAGTGATTTCACGCTTTTTCTTCATCACGGTGCGGTTATTTTAGGTTCTCaggtatatttttcttttttttcaaattatattattcagtattaatatattattactaGAAATGAATTGGACTTTTCAGCCTCTGCATGTGATTTTCATTGTGTCTTTTAGCGGAGAAAGTTGAAATAAACctatttttttgttaaatatttgttttatgcCGTGTTCTCATTAATTTTTCTGTTGTTTTCTGTCTATCTTTATTAGTAAAAGTTGTGAGATGTTGCTTTTGATTTGTTTATGTTTCAATCACATGGAACCCACCAAATAACATGATGGTTGTTTTCACTTTTGACACCTCAgtgatttttgtttatttattacatAAATTAAATAGTTTATGGTTTTAGAAATAGGATGAGAGTGTggttttttatttatgaatttaaaGTTTTGGATTACATTTCACAGGATCCAAAAGAATGGCCTATTATTGAACCTTTGCCATCTTATGGAAGGGGAAGAGAGAGGTTAGGAGGAAGACACATTAGTCTTATACATGCTAATGGAGTCCGTAATGTTGTAATCACAGGTAAACTAAAATAGTACTAGCTTTTTCCATTCTGTATAATAGTACTATTTTCAAAGGGAAAATGCCAACAACTTATTTTGCTCAAGTTACACTATATGGTTGCTGCCACATACACTAGACACGACAAACACGTCAACATTGATAATAGTtttaaaagatgaataaattGATACAAGTGTGTTTCGGACACCAGACACGTCTTTAATATGAAGTGTTATGCCACACATAATTATTCGTCGTattgtttatatttattatattattttgtaggAGAAAATGGAACAGTTGATGGTCAAGGGAGGATGTGGTGGGAGCTTTGGTGGAACAGAACATTGGAGCACACAAGAGGCCACCTCCTTGAACTCATGAACTCAGAAAATGTTTTAGTTTCAAACCTCACCTTTAGAGATTCTCCTTTCTGGACCATCCATCCTGTTTACTGCAGGTTTGTGTGTTTTTATGGGCTATTTGTTTCTTCTATAAATCAACACTGTAAGACTTTAAACTCATATAATGATATAACGGTTTCGGCAAACTATCAAAAAGGGTCTTATTTGGATAAAAATCTTAATTTGAATTAAACGCTTATAGTATAGGCAATTAGGCACTTATCTTATAATTGTTTATTTATaagctatttttataacaaacgaTATAATAAagtcaaattatttttatataagttataagctatttTCATATGCTATCCTAGAgagcttatgaaaataagctaAAAGCAATTTATGGACATGTTAAAACTTGTTTTATAAGTTCTATAGCTTCTGTAACTACATAAACACTTCGAGGTTTAATAAAATGCTATGTTTTGATTCAGTAATGTTGTGATCAAAGGGATGACAATCTTGGCCCCTCTTAATGCCCCAAATACTGATGGCATAGACCCAGGTTTGTTCTTTGCTATTATTTACCTCTTTATTAATTGTATTCTGTTATCCACCTTGCCTGTTGGCTTGTTTTGCACAAATTCAAGTGAACAAATGTTATGCGTAAATCATTTTATAGTATCTTACAAGTAATTTTCCTTATCTCATGATTTTTCAGACTCGAGTACCAACGTGTGTATTGAAGATAACTACATAGAAAGTGGGGATGATCTTGTAGCCATCAAGAGTGGTTGGGATCAATATGGAATCAACATGGCTAAGCCTAGCACAAACATCATAGTGAGAAGAGTTTCAGGCACTACGCCAACATGCTCTGGAGTAGGAATAGGCAGTGAGATGTCAGGTGGAATTTCAAATATTATAATTGAGAATTTGCACGTGTGGAACTCTGCAGCCGGTGTTCGTATAAAATCTGATAATGGCAGAGGGGGGTATGTAACAAATGTGAGTATAAGCAATATAAGAATGGAGAGGATGAAGATACCAATTAGGTTTAGTAGAGGTTCAAATGATCATCCTGATGATGGGTGGGATTCAAAAGCTGTACCtagatttaaaaatatttcaatcaGCAATGTGGTCAGTGTAAATTCAACAAAAGCTCCAGTTCTGGAAGGTGTAAAGGGTTCATCATTTGAAGGCCTGTGCTTCAAGAATATTACTCTTCTTGGTGTAGCCTTATCTGCTAAATGGCGCTGTGAATATGTCGCTGGTTTTGCTAATGGGGTGTTCCCTGTTCCGTGTCCTGAGTTGCAGAACAATGGCACTTCATCATGGTGTTGACTTTGCTGATTCACTGTGTGCGGACCGCGAATGGTTTGAAATTCCAGCACTGTTGAAAACCAGATCAGTTGACTCACATTGTTGCCTAATTGAGAAGTTTTCTGAGTCATGCTCAAACAGATTATTTTGCTACATGTGAAAAATGAGTTGCAATAACGGATTGGGCTTGTGAAGCCTGAAACTATACGACATGAGACCTTCCTGCATACCTCTGACATGGACTAATAATCTGACTGGTTTCAGATTTGCGACTGAAATGTGTATGATTACCGTGAATTTGATTGATATATCATGTCAAGCGCCCTATCTAACCCTGGTTGGTGCTATATTATGCGGAGTTGCACCTTAATTTTAGAGGTTTAACCAATGATTTTTTCTGTTATACTTGATTGTTTTCTTGAACATTATTTGTTACTGTTGTACAGACAGTTTATTCCCTGGGAGAGAACCCAAACATAAATACAGTATAGACAAATTTGACTCAGATTTAATCTCTTTATTATTACTCTTAGATACTGAAAATTTCATtctgaaaaaattatttatttattcaatgttTTTCTTTAAAGCAATGTACTTCCTAGCAAATCCAGCAGTGAACTCCAAGACTGTCACATAACTTGTATTTCTTGCAACCCCAAAACACTCAGCTTCAAAGACCtgttacatcattcaagattcaAGACCTTACAAAATGGAATATTTGCATAATTTGTATTGACAAAAGATGAGAATCCAGATGAAGAtgaaatcctattcttcatttttcttcatgCTCCTCATTGCAGCCTTTAGCAGCATACAGGTAAGCTTAGCAGACTGTGATAATCTACAGGACACATGCCCCACATCAGAAAAAAAGACAGCATTCATCAATGGCCTCTCCTGCAATAACCCAGCTAACAAATCTGCTCATGATTTCAAGACCATGGAATTAAGCAAAGCTGGTTCAAGAGACACGTTTGGTTCATCAGTCAACATTGTCACTGCTTCAAAGTTCCCTGGCCTCAACACTCTTGGGATCTCAATCGGTAGAACGGACATTGAAACAGATGGAATCGTGAACCTCCATAATCATCCAAGAGCTAGCGAGATGATCTTTGTTAACGAAGGTGTATTGGAAGTTGGGTTTCTCGATACACAAAACAAGCTTTTCCAGAAGGCTTTGAAGGAAGGTGATGTGTTTGTGCTCCCTAAGGGCTTGTTCCATTACTTTCTAAATCGCGGTGTAGAAGTTGCAACTGTGTTTTCTGTGTTTAATAGCCAAAATCCAGGGTTCCAGTCTCTTACACCCAAACCTTCTACTTCTGAATCAGTTGAGAAGATAAAGAGGAAGCTTGTATCACTTTCTGAATTAGAGCTTGAAAGTGTAAATGACTTGAGTTTGGCCGTGTCGGAGATTATTTACAGTTAATTGTTTCAGTGTTTTGTAtcatgatttgatttgatttggaaATTGACTTTCAAAACTTAGTTCTATTTATTGCATAATGTTAATATTTACATTGAAGGCATGCTATATCAGTTGCTGGTATTGTGGCTATTGATGATATGGATTATGATAATGATATTTGTAGTTTGAAATCTGATTTCCTCAACTCGTTATTATTTTGCATGTGTACACACTATTTGTCTTCCTTCTTCAGGTTTCCTACTTTCTATATCCTTCTTCTctttatatttatctttttattatacCTCACCCACTCCATTTACAGGTATACAATTTTTTCCTTACAGTTTCTTGACAAAACAATCCCTTTTTGAATGGGGAGAGATAGTgtgacaaaacaaattaagtgtTCAATTTTGTAAGTATGAATTGACAATGTAAAATAGTATACATTTGGATGAGAGAAGTAATTCAACTAGTTTCAACTAGTAGATCTAAAGATTAAAGATGTTGTAGATCATGAATTCAATATcgaaccaaaaaaaaaattttactcCTAAcaatttgtctattaaaaaaaatgttacacAATTATTCAATAAGATATCACTATCACTAATAACATGATTGTGaagtattttataaaaataatattatgagCTATGCAAATGATAAAATTTCATTGGATGTTTGGgtagtttattttaaattatcaatGGATACAAATTAGATCTTTAGAAAGTcagataaaataattaaaaatttaagaaaatgcTTCAATTAAATTTcagttatttatatataaaaaaaaattattcattcttaaagtcatttttataaattttaagagTGGTTTGAAAGAAAATTTAGGAGGCCAGATATTGTCTAAGGtttagataaaaaaataaattaataataaatattcatttatcattttttttttggaaattttggtatcCGGCtttgcgaccgactaatccaagagggACCAATCCCACCGTCCACTAGCGGGGGCCCCATTTAAAGCCACAACAAAGTTCTGTATGGACTGCCCCACACAAGGATTGATAACACCCAGCAAGATTCGAACTtaggaccttgagaggagcacactctcaagacccaagcctCCACCGCTAGGCAATATTCATTTATCATTGATAACAAAAACACTAAAAGACCCCTTCTCGATAAGGATGTTTTACAttttgaaaaattacaatgatCGGAAATGGAGTCCAGTCAAATGATGTAGTCGAAATACTCGGGTGTGATATTCCTTAAGCATCTCGCTACTCTGGACCTCAGGTTGTAACCAAGTTAAATATTGTCCATATCCAAAGTACAGTGTGACACAAACCGTCAGTGGGCGGGAAAACTACGACCTAACATTTAGGAGCATTTAACAATAGGATCAAACATGTTACCTTACACAATGATCACCGTTTGAATGGATATGAATGCTTATTATACCACTTAATTGACATTTAAGCCTTGATTCTAGCTCATGAGAAGAGAAGGAGCATATAAGAGGTACGCGACGAATCAAGAAAGGACAAACTCAATTCTTATAGATAAATCACTCATTGTGTTTCTTTCTGATCAACATCAAGGGAACTATCCAATTAGTGATTTTTGCGCGAACATTTGGTGCCTATCGTGGAGCTTTGATAAAACTTATTTGGGTCACACAACGACATTTCAAACCATTGATCTCGCCACATGACAAAAGAAAGCAACAACAATCAGAGATTGTATGCTGCCATGGAGGAATTACTTTCTGTCGTGGAACACCTATGCCACCATAACGAATTATTGTAAGACATCGTGCACGCCTTGTAGCAAAATCAACTTCAACCTCCACTAGAGGAATAAGTGTTGGAAGATCAAATCAACCCATAACCATTGACAGTGGAAATATGGGACGATCAAGTCCCAAATAATTTCAAGCCACCTCCGTTGGCCATTTTTTACGGAAAGAGTGGTCCTCATGAGCCTATCATAATAGTCAATATTTTGCCACCCTAATTAGGAGATGTTTTTTTtggaggggggggggggtgttcTGAGCGGCCCCAAAGTAAGGCACTTTAACAAGTACCTAGCCCAGAAAGCGCTTCCCATTTATGACTGCCTAAAAGCGCTTTCCGTTTGTTTGAATTCCCTGGTGCCTAATCGGGGGGGTGTCTGAGCAGCCCCAAAGTAAGGCACTTTAACAAGTCTCTAGCCCAGAAAGCGCTTCCCATTTATGATTGCCTAAAAGCGCTTTCCGTTTGTTTGAATTCCCTGGTGCCTAATCGATTAACCTGGAAAGACAATTTAGATGATATTTATAATGCTTAGGATGATTATAACTGACTCAACAAATTTGGATTTGTTCATGATACAATAGACAATCACTCTTGAAAATGTGTGTGACATATTCCCACTTCTGAGAAGGGGAAATTCTGAGAAGCAAAAATATACCACATCCACTTTCAATATATGAGGAGGAGAATGCTCGTCTAACAAACATGAGACTGAAAATGATGCGGCGTACTTTGTGGAGTCTATTATTAGCATTATCACTTTGCTGCTAGCTCGTACTAGTggaactttaattttttaaaatagttttatgctCATACTAGTAgaactttatttttcaaaataattttatgtttttttcttttctttttcccacGTGTAAAATAAAAACTACTTTGGTAACAAAATGAACCCTAGTTTTTTTTATAACATACTCTACCTTAGTTTCCTTAAATACCTACGTATCTTTAAAAACACACCTTAGTTTCCTTAAAAACACACCGAATGAACCACATTCACATTCACCCGTCGGAAACACGGTTGCTAAGGTATAATGACGCCATGCAGCGAGAACGACGTCGTTTCTTCTTTGCCAACCACAGAGGAACCAACCTTGACCGGAACCCTACCTACTCTTCCGTTTGAACTTGTGGAAGAAATACTTTGTAGACTACCGGTGAAGCTACTCCTGCAACTCCAATGACTCTGCAAGTCCTGGAAATCTCTAATCTCCGACCGTAAATTCGCAAAAAAGCAC
Encoded proteins:
- the LOC131661109 gene encoding germin-like protein subfamily 3 member 4, whose amino-acid sequence is MRIQMKMKSYSSFFFMLLIAAFSSIQVSLADCDNLQDTCPTSEKKTAFINGLSCNNPANKSAHDFKTMELSKAGSRDTFGSSVNIVTASKFPGLNTLGISIGRTDIETDGIVNLHNHPRASEMIFVNEGVLEVGFLDTQNKLFQKALKEGDVFVLPKGLFHYFLNRGVEVATVFSVFNSQNPGFQSLTPKPSTSESVEKIKRKLVSLSELELESVNDLSLAVSEIIYS
- the LOC131661108 gene encoding probable polygalacturonase, with the protein product MESEKTTTLNLIFGPYTRPSYPILLLIFTFLAILSLQFSSRSLFPLSILLSQSPQHSLNPTTCSSFFHEVPPRKIIKSIVDFGGVGDGKTSNTQSFRNAIRYMQRFHGKGGSQLNIPAGTWLTGSFNLTSDFTLFLHHGAVILGSQDPKEWPIIEPLPSYGRGRERLGGRHISLIHANGVRNVVITGENGTVDGQGRMWWELWWNRTLEHTRGHLLELMNSENVLVSNLTFRDSPFWTIHPVYCSNVVIKGMTILAPLNAPNTDGIDPDSSTNVCIEDNYIESGDDLVAIKSGWDQYGINMAKPSTNIIVRRVSGTTPTCSGVGIGSEMSGGISNIIIENLHVWNSAAGVRIKSDNGRGGYVTNVSISNIRMERMKIPIRFSRGSNDHPDDGWDSKAVPRFKNISISNVVSVNSTKAPVLEGVKGSSFEGLCFKNITLLGVALSAKWRCEYVAGFANGVFPVPCPELQNNGTSSWC